Proteins encoded within one genomic window of Triticum aestivum cultivar Chinese Spring chromosome 2D, IWGSC CS RefSeq v2.1, whole genome shotgun sequence:
- the LOC123051336 gene encoding protein STRICTOSIDINE SYNTHASE-LIKE 10, with protein MVCGGAMSRWLVLLVGLLTISLVPSCAAAEVKISPTEWSLRLPLPDGVTGAESLAFDALGQGPYTGVSDGRVLKWDGSAVGWTTFAHHANYRKLPMCTVAMAPSEETEGLCGRLLGLAFHLESGDLYMADAYNGLMRVGPDGGEAEVLATAADGVQFNFVNGLDIDQVTGDVYFTDSSVTYPRRFNTEIMMNADATGRLLKYDARTKQVTVLKYSLPYPNGVAVSHDRMHIVVAHTLPCQAYRYYLQGPKAGHYELLADLPGYPDNVRRDENGGYWVALNQERGRPGATTRPVRHLVGVRLDGNGVEVEELTAAKGVTLSEVTERKGKLWLGSIELDYIGLLVALY; from the exons ATGGTGTGCGGCGGAGCCATGAGCAGGTGGCTCGTCCTCCTCGTCGGTCTTCTCACCATCTCTCTGGTACCATCATGTGCCGCCGCGGAGGTGAAGATCAGCCCAACGGAGTGGAGCCTTCGCCTACCCCTGCCCGACGGCGTCACCGGTGCCGAGAGCCTGGCCTTCGACGCGCTTGGCCAGGGCCCCTACACCGGCGTCTCCGACGGCCGCGTCCTCAAGTGGGACGGCAGCGCCGTCGGCTGGACGACCTTCGCCCACCACGCCAACTACAGGAAGCTCCCCATGTGCACCGTGGCCATGGCGCCGTCGGAGGAGACGGAAGGCTTGTGCGGGCGGCTTCTGGGGCTCGCGTTCCACCTTGAGTCCGGAGACCTCTACATGGCCGACGCGTACAATGGGCTCATGAGGGTCGGCCCCGACGGCGGCGAGGCCGAGGTGCTCGCGACCGCAGCCGACGGCGTCCAGTTCAACTTCGTCAACGGCCTGGACATTGATCAGGTCACCGGTGATGTATACTTCACCGACAGCAGCGTGACATATCCACGAAG GTTTAATACGGAAATCATGATGAACGCCGACGCGACGGGGAGGCTGCTCAAGTACGACGCGCGGACGAAGCAGGTCACCGTGCTCAAGTACAGCTTGCCATACCCCAACGGCGTCGCGGTCAGCCATGACCGGATGCACATCGTCGTTGCGCACACCCTGCCGTGCCAGGCATACAGGTACTATCTCCAGGGACCAAAGGCTGGCCACTACGAGCTGCTCGCCGATCTGCCTGGCTACCCGGACAACGTGCGGCGCGACGAGAATGGCGGCTACTGGGTGGCGCTGAACCAGGAGAGGGGGCGCCCGGGCGCGACCACACGCCCCGTGAGGCACTTGGTCGGTGTCCGGTTAGACGGCAACGGCGTGGAGGTAGAAGAGCTGACCGCTGCCAAGGGCGTGACACTCAGTGAGGTGACCGAGAGGAAAGGAAAGCTGTGGCTCGGCTCCATCGAGCTCGATTACATCGGCCTACTAGTTGCCTTGTACTAA